AATCCATATATTCTAAATTTTAATTCTCAAAAAATTGATACAAAATATATAGTCGGTGTTTCATCAGATATAAGCTTGAGAAATAAGGGATATATGAAATACTTATTGACTTCTATGTTAACCCTTTCAAAGAGGAAAAATTTGCCTTTTGTTTTTTTAACTCCTATCAATCCAGAAATATATAGAAAGTTTGATTTTGAATATTTTTCTGATATTGAATATTATTCTTTTTCTATTGAAGAATTAATTGAGTTTAAAAAACCTTCTAATAATTATGGCTACTTAAAAATAAACGAAAAAAATATAAAGTTTTGTGTAAAAGATCTTATTAAAATTTATAACTTTAATATGAAAAATAATTTTTCATATTTAGAAAGAGATGAATACTATTTTAAAAAATTATTAAAAGAAACTTTTGTAGATGAAATGAAAACTTATATTCTATATAAAGATAATATCCCATCTGCATATATTATTTATGGTTTAGAAAATGATACGGTTGAAATAAGAGAATGTTTTGCTATGGATCCAACTTCCTATAAGGAAATTTTATCCCTTATATATGGATACAGAGATTATTATTCAAAAGTTAACTTAGCTTCTCCTAAAGGTTCTAATATTAATTTTATTTTTAGTAATCAGTTAAAAATAGAAAGAAAAATTTTACCTTTCATGATGTTAAGAATTTTAAATCCTATAAATGTTTTTAAAATTTTAAATTTAGAAAATACAAATCTAAAAATATCTATAATAGATAAAACTCTAAGTGAAAATACAGGTCTTTATACTTTAAATAAAGACATTACCTTTTCTAAAGATATAAATGAGGCTGATATAGAAATAGATATCAAAGATTTAGTTTTTTTAGTTAGTGGTTATTTTTCTGTCGAGGAATTATTGAAATTAAATAAAATAAAAATTCTAGAGAGCAATAAAGAAAATGCTTTGATTGAAAAATTAAATAAAATATTTAAGAAAAAAAAATCTTATCTTTATGAATTTTTATAATCTCCATAAGTTTTGTGCTATAATTAATAAAAATATTAATTAGATTGGAGGTTCCCTATGACTTATATATTTTGGTTAGTTTTAACAATAATTTTTACTATCATTGAATTTACTGTACCAGCTTTAGTTACCGTTTGGTTTGCTATTGCATCTGCACTGACAATTCCAGTATCATTCTTTACGAATGATCCTAAAATAGATATTATATTTTTTACAATCATCTCTGTTTTATCTATTCTTTTCATTAGACCCTATGCTAAAAAATGTTTGAATAGAAATCATCTAAACTCTGATGCTACAATAATTGATACTGCTGTAATAATTACAAAAATTATTGATGTAAAATCTAAAGAAAAAACTTATGAAGTAAGATATAAATCTTCTATCTGGACAGCTATTAGCAGTGATATTTTTGAATTAGATGATAGTGCTAGAATAGTTAGTTTTAAAGGAAATAAAATTATTATAAATAAAGTCTCTTGACAGCCGTATGAGTTCTACGAGCTGAATGAGCACAGGCTCTTCGAACTAATCCGGACGTCAGAGACTAATTTTTGCTATTTAATTTTATACTTTCCTATAAAATAAAAAAATAAATTAGGAGGTTTTAATATGTTAGTTATACCATTTTTTGTACTTTTACTTATTCTTATAGCTCTTATAACATTGAAAGCTATAAAAATAATTCCAGAATCACAAGTTTATGTTATTGAAAAATTAGGAAAATATTCTGAATCTTTAAACTCTGGTCTTAACTTTATCAATCCTTTTTTTGATAGAGTTTCAAGAATTGTATCTTTAAAAGAACAGGTAGTTGACTTTGAACCACAAGCCGTTATCACTAAAGATAATGCAACTATGCAAATAGATACTGTTGTTTATTACCAAGTCACTGATCCTAAATTATATACTTATGGAGTTGAAAGACCACTTTCTGCCATAGAAAATTTAACAGCTACCACTCTTAGAAACATTATTGGAGATATGACTGTTGATGAAACTTTAACTTCAAGAGATATTATTAATACAAAAATGCGTCAAGAACTTGATGAAGCCACAGATCCTTGGGGAATTAAAGTCAACCGTGTTGAGTTAAAAAGCATATTGCCACCAAACGATATTAGAATTGCTATGGAAAAAGAAATGAAAGCTGAAAGAGAAAAAAGAGCAAAGATTTTAGAAGCACAAGCAGTTAGAGAATCTGCTATTCTTGTTGCAGAAGGAGAAAAACAATCTGCTATTCTGAGAGCTGAGGCTGAAAAAGAAGTTAAAATTAAAGAAGCAGAAGGTAAAGCTCAAGCAATTATTGAAATTCAAAGAGCAGAAGCTGAGGCAATTAAAATATTAAACGATGCTAAACCTAGTAAAGAAATCTTATCTTTAAAATCTCTTGAAACATTTGAAAAAGTTTCTAATGGTCAGGCAACAAAAATTATTATTCCTAGTGAAATACAAAATTTAGGTGGACTAATACAAAGTATAAGAGAAATTAAATAATCAAAAACCCTTGATATTCGTATAAATTTTTATCAGCTTAACGATTGTAAGCACGATAAATTAGTACAAATGTCAGGGGTTATTTTATTAAACAATAAGCTCTGGCTCTTCGAACTAATACGTAAAGACTAATTTTCATTATTTAATTTTATACTTTCCTATAGAATAAAAAAACTGTACTTGAATTTTGATTTCAAAAGACAAGTACAGTCAAAATTTTTTATTTTATAAATTACTAGTTTCCAGCTCTTAAAGCTTGAATTTTTTGGAAATCAGCTATAACTGCTTTTTGTTGTTCCATTTCAGCATTTAATTTCTTTAAAGCTCCTTCATATTTAGAAGCTAAATCTTGATATTGAGATTTGTAGAATCTTGTGTTAGCTTCAGCAGAAAGTTTTTGAGCTCTTTCAGATAATTCAGAATAAACTCTTTCATTTTGTGCTAATGCTTCACTTGCAGCAACTGCTTGTTGTCTTTCTTCTTCAAATCTTGCTTCTTCTTGATTAGCTAGATTTTGGTATTCAGCATCTAGTGCTTGTAATTCTCCTATCAAATTGTCTTCAGCAAAAGCTGATGCAGAAACAGCTAAAACTGCTAATAATAAAAATTTTTTCATTTCTTACCTCCCAAAGTAATTTATAGTTATCTATAATAATATAATTATACAAAAAAATTCTAAAAAAAACAATAGTTTTTTGATACAAATTAAAATTTTATTAAATTATGAGAAATATAAAATCTATAATCATTCTAGAAATATTATTTTTAAATTTTTTACATTATATCACAAAAGTTTATTTTTTAAAATATAATCAAGCAAATATCTTTTTTTGTTTTCAAGCTTTTCTTCCAAAACTAAATCTAATAATTTATTTTTAATTTCTCCTATTTCTTTACCTTGATAACCTAATTTCTGAATCTCATATCCATCTATATCTAAATCATTAATAGATATTTCCATATTCTTTTTCACAGCTTCCTCTAATCTGTCAAACAAATTGCTTTCAACCTTTACAACTTCTATATTTTTAGATTCATTATCAGCAATAGTATGCTCTATTAGTCTTTTCATATTTTCATATCCTAAGATAGATAATAACTTATTTAATTTTTTATCCGTAAGATCCTTATATAACTGTGTATGATATTTTATTAACTCACTAACTATATTTATAAATTTTGTAGGAAATTTTAAACTCATTAAAATTTCCTTAGCTTTCTCTGAGCCTACTGTATCATGACCTTTATAGTGAGCAATTCCTTTATCATCAAAAGTTTGAACAAGCGGTTTAGCTATATCATGCAAAAGAGCAGTATATTTCAAAACAAGATCATTCGGAACTTTTTCTACAACATTAACAATATGTGTAAACAAATCAAAACTATGATGTGGATTACACTGATTATAGGAATACGTTATTTTTAATTCTGGAATAATCAACTCTAAGACCCCTGTTTCTTTCATTAAAAACAAAGTATTTTTTATATTTTCCCCAAGTATTAACTTATCTAATTCAATTTTTATTCTTTCTTTAGGTAAACTAATTATCGTATTTCTTTGGTTCTTTATAGCACTTATAGTATCATTTGATAACGAGAAATTTAAAGTACTCATAAATCTAAAAGCTCTTAATATACGTAAAGGGTCTTCTATAATTCTTTCTTCAGCTAAACCAACAAAATTTATAATCTTATTTTCTATGTCATTTTGACCATTATATAGATCTATAAGCCCATTTTCTAAATTATATGCCATGGCATTTATTGTAAAATCTCTCCGAATTAAGTCTTCATCAACATCATCTAAAAACTCAATTTTTTCTCCCTCTGGAAGTAACTTTAGTCCATTTTTTTCAATATATAAGTCTTTTCTAAACTTTGCAATTTCATATTCTTTATTAGCACATATTATTTTTAATACCCCAAAAGATTTCCCTATCTCCTTAGGATTACAATCTTTAAATAGATTTTTTAAAGTTTCATAAGATAAATTTGTTGTGAAGTCCACATCTTTAGGTTTTTTCCCTAATAAAATGTCTCGAACAGCTCCACCAACAACATATCCTTTTCCATATTTATTTAAAATATTTAGAATATTTATTTCAACCAAATTAAAATTATCCTTAGAAATTTTTTGCATAAAAATCCCTCTTCTCTACATAATTATAGCCAGAATAAATAAAGTTCTTAACAATAGTACTTTAATCTCAACAAATAAAGTCTCTTGACAGCCGTATGAGTTCTACGAGCTCAATGAACACAGGCTCTTCGAACTAATACGGACGTCACAGAGACTAATTTTTACTTTTCAAATTTATACTTTCTATCACTTATATTCCAATAAAATTTTTAGGCTCTATTAATACTTCTACTCTACTACAATATTATTAATATCATCGAAAAAAATCTCTGTAGTTATTATTATAACTCTATCCCCTTCTTTTATACAATCTGTCCCTTTAGGAAATATAGGAAGTCCATCTCTGATTATATAAGCAATCATCAAGTTTTTCTTTATTTTTAAATCTTTTAGAGGAATATTATTTACTTTATTATTACCTCTTATCAAAAATTCAACAGCTTCAACTCTGTTATTTTCTAATCTATATAAATTCTCAATCAAACTTTTTCTTTTTCCACTCAAAGAACGAATAACTTTTACTATATTATCAGCAATGATCTTTTTAGGAGTAATAATAGATTGAAAACTATTATCCCCTAAAATATTTACTAAAGATAGTTTATTAAGCTTTGTAATTATCTTTTTAATTCCTATTTTTTTTGCATAAATAGATATAAACATATTCACCTCATCTATCCCTGTAATAGAGATACATGAGTCATAATTTTTAAAATTTTCTTCTTTTAAAGTTTCTTCACTACTACCATCACCATTTATAACAGAGGCTCCTTCTAAAGCCTCACTAAATCTATTTGCTTTTTGTAAGTTTTGTTCTACTATTTTTACAGAAATATGATCCTTTAAAAGTTCTTTTGCTAAATAATGAGAAATTATTCCCGCACCGATAATAAAAGCAGATTTAATTTTCTTATTATTTTTCCCTAATTTATCTTGAAATTTTAGTATTTCTTCATTACTACCAGTTACATAAATTCTATCATTCGGTTTAATAAAATTATTTCCAGATGGAATAATAATTTCATCTCCTCTTTTAATAATACAAACCAATAAGTTAGGAAAATATTTTTGCTTAAAATCTAATATAGATACATTTTCTAAAATAGAATCTTCTTCTATGCTAAACTCAACCAATTTTAATTTTCCGTCCAAAAATGTTTCAACATTCAATGCATCTGGGAAATCAATATTTTTTTTAATATCCTTTGCTGCTTCAAGCTCTGGGTTTATGACTAAATCTATTCCTAAAGAATCAGTCATAAAAGATATTTGAGAAGAGTAATCAATACTTCTTACCCTAGCTATAGTATATTTAGCTCCTAATTTTTTTGCAATAACAGAAGCTATAATATTAATTTCATCTTTTTCTGTTACAGATATAAAAACATCAGCTTTGGGTACCCCTGCTTCCATTTGAACATCATAACTTGTACCATTTCCAACAAATCCCATAATATCATTGTTTGATAGAATTTTTTCAAGAGTCTTAGCTTCTTTCTCAACAAGTATAATATCATTACCTTCAAGTGACAAATCTTGGCAAAGTAGCTCTCCTACTTTTCCTGCTCCAATAATAACAATTTTCATAGAAACTCCTGTCTTAATTTATTATTTTTAACTTTTAAATTTTAATTTGTTGATTTAAAAATAGTTCGTTATAACCAGATTTTTTAACGATTAAAAATCAAGAGTTCGCTACAAATTTGGCAAAACTCGCTAACTTGCTAACAAGTTAGCTCAGACACGCCAAGATTTGTTCGGCTCACTCTATTTGATTTTTAATCTAAAATCTGGAAAAATAACTCACTTATTTTTAAATTATCCAAAAGATAGCCCCGATGTCCGTATTAGTTCGAAGAGCCTGTGTTTATTGAGCTCGTAGAACTCATACGGCTATCAGGGGCTATAATAAGGTTGATAAATTAAAATTTTTCTATTGAATATACATAAGCTGTAAAATCATCAAATTCTTTTTCAGAAATACTTTTATAACCATAATCGTCTAATTTAGGGAAGAAAAGAGGCTCTTTAGCTTCCTGAACTTCAACATGAGATTTAATTTTAGAAAAATAGATTTCATCTATAATAAAATTATCTAAAAAATACTCATATATAGATGAACCTCCACACACAAATACAGTTTTATTTTCTTGAGTTAAGTCTTCAATTAATTTATTAATATCCATACTTCTATGTAATACAATAACTTCTCTATTTTTTTTCATAAGTTCTACAGGAACATATTTAGCAGTAGTTGCTCCAAATAATATAGTGTGTCCTATTGTCTTTTCTTTAAAATACATAAGTTCTTCTTTGATATGCCAAAGCATTCCGTTCCCATTTTCATCTGGTTTTCTATCTCCAATAAGATTATTTTCTCCAACACAAACTATCATTTTTAAATTTTTATAATATTTTTTCTCCATTAAATTGCTACCTCATAATTTACTTTTTCTCCATATTGATAATTTAAAATTTCAATATCGTCAGGTTTAAAGTTATAAATAGATGTAAAATTATTTATTTTTAAAGTAGGTGCTTCAAAAGTTTCTGAATTAACTTGTTTTACTAATTTATCATAATGTCTATCATAAATATGAACATTATGAATATTCCAAATAATTTCAGCTGGTTCAAGCCCACATTCTAATGCTACTAGTTTATGTAACACAGAATATTGAAACACATTTGCAACAAGTCCTAGTGCAACATCACAACTTCTTTGTCTTACTTCTAAGTATAATTTGCCGTTAATAACAGACCATTGTGTCAAATGGACACAAGGAGTTAAAGCCATTTCATGTAATTCATTAGGTATCCAAATTTCAGTCATAATTCTTCTACTATTTGGATTATTTTTTAATTCATTTATTACATAGTCAAGTTGAGATTTTTGTCCAAAAGTTTCTTTTGCTATTTGATACCCATAGGCTTTCCCAATAGTTCCATCTTCTTTTCTCCATTCGTCCCAAAATTTACAACCTAAATTATTTAAAACATCTACATTGTTAGATTGAAGCAACCATATCCAATAAATTTCTCTGATTGGTGCTTTACTCGGAGCAAATCTTGATGTTATTAAATGAGCTTCATCTGTTGAGTTATTCAATCTAAATTGATACCCAATATAACTTTTATAATGAGCTGGAGTTCCGTCAGCATATTTTGTTCTAACATTTCCTTCTGACCAGATTCCTTTTTCAACAATAGTATTAACTATATCTCTATAAATAATATCAAATTGTGATTTCATTTTTTTGAGGTTCTTTATATAAACTGTTTAAAATAAAAATGTAACAGTTTTCTATAATTTCCCCTACCTCCTTTCTCTATTTTTCATAAATATTTCATTTATATTATACCATATTAACGAAATAATAAAAAAATCTTTTGAAAAGTTCAATACTTATGTTAAAATAAAAATAATTAGACAAATAAAAATGAAAAGGGATGATAAAAATGTGCACTTGTAATTGTAGTGATAAAAAAAGAGTTAGAACAAGAGTAGCTCCATCTCCAACAGGAGATCCACATGTAGGAACAGCATACATAGCTTTATTTAATATAGCTTTTGCTCATGTAAATAATGGAGACTTTATATTAAGAATAGAAGATACGGATAGAACTAGATATACAGCCGGATCAGAACAAATGATATTTGATTCTTTAAAATGGCTTGATTTAAATTATGCTGAAGGTCCAGATGTTGGTGGAGATTATGGACCATACAGACAATCTGAAAGATTTGACCTTTATGGAAAATATGCAAAAGAATTAGTTGAAAAAGGTGGAGCATATTATTGTTTCTGTGACCAAGAAAGACTTGAAAATCTAAGAGAAAGACAAAAAGCTATGGGACTACCTCCTGGATATGATGGACATTGTCGTTCTTTAACTAAAGAAGAAATAGAAGAAAAAATTGCTGCAGGTGTTCCATATGTAATAAGATTAAAAATGCCTTATGAAGGAGAAACTGTAATCCATGATAGACTAAGAGGAGATATAGTTTTTGAAAATAGTAAGATAGATGACCAAGTTTTATTAAAAGCAGATGGTTTCCCTACTTATCACTTAGCAAATATAGTTGATGACCATTTAATGGGAATCACTCATGTTATAAGAGCAGAAGAATGGATAGCTTCAACTCCAAAACATATCCAACTTTACAAAGCCTTTGGTTGGGACGCTCCAGAATTTATACATATGCCTCTTTTAAGAAACGATGATAGAAGTAAAATTTCAAAAAGAAAAAATCCAGTTTCATTAACTTGGTATAAAGAAGAAGGATATTTAAAAGAAGGTTTAATAAATTTCTTAGGACTAATGGGATATTCTTATGGTGATGGACAAGAAATATTTAGCTTAGAAGAATTTAAAAATAATTTTAATATCGATAAAGTTTCTTTAGGTGGACCAGTATTTGACCTTGTAAAATTAGGTTGGGTAAATAATCAACATATGAAAATGAAAGATTTAACTGAACTTACAAAATTAACTATTCCTTTCTTTGTACAAGAAGGATATTTAAAAGATGAAAATATTAGTGATAAAGAATTTGAATCTTTGAAGAAAATAGTTGAAATAGAAAGAGAAGGAGCAAAAACTCTAAAAGAATTAGCAAAAAATTCTAAATTTTTCTTTGTTGATGAGTTTTCTCTTCCTGAATTAAGAGAAGATATGGATAAGAAAGAAAGAAAAAGTGTTGAAAGATTACTAAACTCGTTAAAAGATGAGGTTGGGTTAAAATCAATAAAACTATTTGTAGAAAAACTTGAAAAATGGAATAGTAATGAATTTACTTCTGAAGAAGCAAAAGATTTATTACACTCTCTACTTGATGATTTACAAGATGGACCAGGAAAAGTATTTATGCCTATTAGAGCAGTATTAACTGGTGAATCTAAAGGGGCAGATTTATATAATGTTCTTTATGTTATCGGAAAAGAAAGAGCTTTAAAAAGAATTAAAGATACTATTACAAAATATAATATAGGAATATAATTGAAATAAGTCTCTTGACAGCCGTATGAGTTTACGAGTTCTATAAATATAGACTCTTCGAACTAATACGGACATCAGAGACTATTTTTCATTATTTAATTTTATACTTTCCTTTTAAATTAAGCAAAAGTCTTGCTTTTCTAGAACAAGACACATTGAAAATTGCTCATGAAGCGGAAACAAAGAAATCTTGGTGGAGGAAATAGACAAACGATATGGATGAAGTATTTGAATGGTTAAAAGCACATTATCAGTATGTATTGATAGCAGCCGGGTTACTATTTTTAATCGGTGCTATAAGAGATTGGAAATGGGTGTATCAGGCTACAGGCGGAAATAAGGCAAGGCACGCATTTATTTTTGAAGTGTGGGGTGAGAAAGGTTACAGAGTTTTCATAGGTATATGTGGACTGTTGCTTATGATTTGTGGTGTTGTGTTTTTAATGTTGGATAAACGATAAAAGTGGAGGTAATGTAACATGAAATGGAATTCAGAAAATCGCAAAGAATTTTTTGCGTATATAGAAAAGCTTACAGATGAAGATAAATATACGGAATGTATGACAGCATTGGAAAGCATCCCTATGGAAGAACGGGATTACGAAGTATGGTATCAGCTTGCTCGTACCTATCAAAACTTCGCTATTGTCGGTAATGATGATAAAGGAACACCTAGTTTTATTGGCGATAAATTTTTATTAAAATCTATAGATATTTTGAATTCAGTTAGAGAAGAGGGGAAAGATAAAGCTGAATGGAATATGCGTATGGCATATGGCTATCAATACTTGACTCATGAGGAAGAAAAAGCGATTCCTTATGCATTGCGTTGGGCAGAGTTAGATCCTGAGGATAAGGATGCATTGGAAGTAGTAAAAGAGTGTAAAGAAGAAGTGGAAAAAAGAGAGTACAGAGTAAATGTGGCTACTGAGAAAGTAATAGATCAAGAAACTGCTGAAATTGATGAAGACTGGTGCGTTTATCTATGCAATGCATTTGCTTGTGACTTACCAGCTGTGATTCGAACCAATTTAGCTCTTACAGATTTTCAATTCACTGCAAACTACCCTAAAAGACTAGAATTACAAATATTATATAAGAATGCTGATGACAACGGGTTTCCCACAAAAGAAGAAGGGAAATATTTATATGATATAGAAGACGCTGTAGAAGAGATTGTTGAACAACATGGAGATATTTTAGCAGGCGTTGTGAAATGCGATGAACGGGTACATATTTTTGCCTATGCTAAGGATGAGTCGGGGTACTACGATGAAATTTCTGAGATTATGGCAGAAAACTTCCCTGATTACGTATATACATTTGCAGTATTTGAAGATAAGGACTGGGAACTGTATTTTGATGCACTGTATCCTGACAGATATGAATACCAAAGTATTATGAATAGATGGCTCATTGAGGATATTAAAAGTAATGGTGATAGTATGGTGCCAAGAGTACTCGAACATTGCCTGTTCTTTACAACAGAAGAAAATGGGGAAGCATTTTTAACCAAAGTAATGGAAGACGGTTTTACAAAACTTTCATCAGAAAATCTGAGCAACAATGAGGATATAGATAAGGAATATCCATATGAACTTGTCATAGGCAGAGAAGATGATTTTGAAGATATTGACGAAACTGTCTGGTATCTTATGGATTTGGCAAAAGAATTTGACGGGGAATATGATGGCTGGGCATGCCCTATTGTAAAGTAGCGTGAAATGGCACTTTAGACAAAAGGAGCGAGATGAAAACCTCCTTTAAAAATATAGATTTCAACAGGCTCTTTGTTAAATAAGGTTGATGAAACAATTTTAATAGAAAATAACGATATTTTTGTCTCATTTTATTTTATAACTCAGATAAGTATAAATAAAGTCTCTTGACAGCCATATGAGTTCTGCGAGCTCAATGAACATAGGCACTTCGAACTAATACGGACGTCAGAGACTAATTTTTATTATTTAAATTTGTACTTTCATATAGAATAAATAATCACCTAAAAATATGATATAATTAGGCGAAACGAAAAGGAGGTAGGCGAATGAGATTTTTTAGTTATGAAAATCTAGCAAGAAGCAAGTGGGATAGTGAAATTATAAATCTTCTTTCACAAATTCATGAGCACAAAGGAAAACAAGAACTTTTTTTGACACGCAAACCTGCTGCTTTAGATAAATTAGTAGAGATTGCTAAAATTCAAAGTGTAGAGGATTCTAATAAAATAGAGGGAATTGTTACTACAGCAGTCAGAATAAAAGAGTTAATGAATCAAAAAACAACTCCTAGAAATAGGGATGAAGAAGAAATTCTTGGGTATAGAGATGTACTAAATACGATTCATGAAAGTTATGAATATATTCCAATCAACAGTAACTATATTTTACAGCTTCATAGAGACCTATTTAAGTATAGTGAAAAAGGAATTGGTGGTAGATATAAAAATACTCAGAATTCTATTGTGGAAAAAGATAAAGAGGGTAATGCTATCGAAATTTTTAAGCCATTATCCCCATATGAAACACCAGGTGCAATTGAGCAGATTTGTAATGAATTGAATATAGCTTTTGACAAAAAAGACGTGGATTCGTTGCTTTTAATTCCAATTTTTATCCATGATTTTCTTTGTATTCATCCTTTCAATGACGGGAATGGAAGGATGAGTCGTTTATTAACAACTCTCTTGCTATACAGACAAGGATATGTAATTGGGAAATATATCAGTTTAGAAAGTAAAATAGAAAAAAATAAAGACAGTTATTATATAGCTTTAGAAAAAAGTGGGATAGGTTGGCATGAAAACAAAGAAGATCCTTTACCGTTTATAAAATATATTCTTAGAACGATATTAGCCGCTTATATTGATTTTGAAGAAAGAGTTGATTATGTAGACGAAAAAGTATCTACAATTGAACTTGTTAGAAATGCAATTGATAGGAAATTAGGTAAATTTACAAAAAGTGATATGATGGAATTAGTTCCAAGTGTAGGGAAGGCTACAATCGAAAATATGCTTAAGCAATTGACTGAGGAAGCGTACATTGAAAGACATGGTAAAGGAAGAGCGACCTTTTATGTAAAAAAATAGCTAAATAACTAGATTTT
Above is a window of Fusobacterium massiliense DNA encoding:
- a CDS encoding GNAT family N-acetyltransferase, coding for MEVRYANKDEKNIAINFWKESFKDTDEQINFYFNEIFDHNNYLILEDEEKIVSSLHENPYILNFNSQKIDTKYIVGVSSDISLRNKGYMKYLLTSMLTLSKRKNLPFVFLTPINPEIYRKFDFEYFSDIEYYSFSIEELIEFKKPSNNYGYLKINEKNIKFCVKDLIKIYNFNMKNNFSYLERDEYYFKKLLKETFVDEMKTYILYKDNIPSAYIIYGLENDTVEIRECFAMDPTSYKEILSLIYGYRDYYSKVNLASPKGSNINFIFSNQLKIERKILPFMMLRILNPINVFKILNLENTNLKISIIDKTLSENTGLYTLNKDITFSKDINEADIEIDIKDLVFLVSGYFSVEELLKLNKIKILESNKENALIEKLNKIFKKKKSYLYEFL
- a CDS encoding dihydrofolate reductase codes for the protein MEKKYYKNLKMIVCVGENNLIGDRKPDENGNGMLWHIKEELMYFKEKTIGHTILFGATTAKYVPVELMKKNREVIVLHRSMDINKLIEDLTQENKTVFVCGGSSIYEYFLDNFIIDEIYFSKIKSHVEVQEAKEPLFFPKLDDYGYKSISEKEFDDFTAYVYSIEKF
- a CDS encoding SPFH domain-containing protein — encoded protein: MLVIPFFVLLLILIALITLKAIKIIPESQVYVIEKLGKYSESLNSGLNFINPFFDRVSRIVSLKEQVVDFEPQAVITKDNATMQIDTVVYYQVTDPKLYTYGVERPLSAIENLTATTLRNIIGDMTVDETLTSRDIINTKMRQELDEATDPWGIKVNRVELKSILPPNDIRIAMEKEMKAEREKRAKILEAQAVRESAILVAEGEKQSAILRAEAEKEVKIKEAEGKAQAIIEIQRAEAEAIKILNDAKPSKEILSLKSLETFEKVSNGQATKIIIPSEIQNLGGLIQSIREIK
- a CDS encoding adhesion protein FadA, producing MKKFLLLAVLAVSASAFAEDNLIGELQALDAEYQNLANQEEARFEEERQQAVAASEALAQNERVYSELSERAQKLSAEANTRFYKSQYQDLASKYEGALKKLNAEMEQQKAVIADFQKIQALRAGN
- a CDS encoding NfeD family protein, with translation MTYIFWLVLTIIFTIIEFTVPALVTVWFAIASALTIPVSFFTNDPKIDIIFFTIISVLSILFIRPYAKKCLNRNHLNSDATIIDTAVIITKIIDVKSKEKTYEVRYKSSIWTAISSDIFELDDSARIVSFKGNKIIINKVS
- a CDS encoding CCA tRNA nucleotidyltransferase, whose translation is MQKISKDNFNLVEINILNILNKYGKGYVVGGAVRDILLGKKPKDVDFTTNLSYETLKNLFKDCNPKEIGKSFGVLKIICANKEYEIAKFRKDLYIEKNGLKLLPEGEKIEFLDDVDEDLIRRDFTINAMAYNLENGLIDLYNGQNDIENKIINFVGLAEERIIEDPLRILRAFRFMSTLNFSLSNDTISAIKNQRNTIISLPKERIKIELDKLILGENIKNTLFLMKETGVLELIIPELKITYSYNQCNPHHSFDLFTHIVNVVEKVPNDLVLKYTALLHDIAKPLVQTFDDKGIAHYKGHDTVGSEKAKEILMSLKFPTKFINIVSELIKYHTQLYKDLTDKKLNKLLSILGYENMKRLIEHTIADNESKNIEVVKVESNLFDRLEEAVKKNMEISINDLDIDGYEIQKLGYQGKEIGEIKNKLLDLVLEEKLENKKRYLLDYILKNKLL
- the thyA gene encoding thymidylate synthase, with translation MKSQFDIIYRDIVNTIVEKGIWSEGNVRTKYADGTPAHYKSYIGYQFRLNNSTDEAHLITSRFAPSKAPIREIYWIWLLQSNNVDVLNNLGCKFWDEWRKEDGTIGKAYGYQIAKETFGQKSQLDYVINELKNNPNSRRIMTEIWIPNELHEMALTPCVHLTQWSVINGKLYLEVRQRSCDVALGLVANVFQYSVLHKLVALECGLEPAEIIWNIHNVHIYDRHYDKLVKQVNSETFEAPTLKINNFTSIYNFKPDDIEILNYQYGEKVNYEVAI
- the trkA gene encoding Trk system potassium transporter TrkA, which translates into the protein MKIVIIGAGKVGELLCQDLSLEGNDIILVEKEAKTLEKILSNNDIMGFVGNGTSYDVQMEAGVPKADVFISVTEKDEINIIASVIAKKLGAKYTIARVRSIDYSSQISFMTDSLGIDLVINPELEAAKDIKKNIDFPDALNVETFLDGKLKLVEFSIEEDSILENVSILDFKQKYFPNLLVCIIKRGDEIIIPSGNNFIKPNDRIYVTGSNEEILKFQDKLGKNNKKIKSAFIIGAGIISHYLAKELLKDHISVKIVEQNLQKANRFSEALEGASVINGDGSSEETLKEENFKNYDSCISITGIDEVNMFISIYAKKIGIKKIITKLNKLSLVNILGDNSFQSIITPKKIIADNIVKVIRSLSGKRKSLIENLYRLENNRVEAVEFLIRGNNKVNNIPLKDLKIKKNLMIAYIIRDGLPIFPKGTDCIKEGDRVIIITTEIFFDDINNIVVE
- the gltX gene encoding glutamate--tRNA ligase encodes the protein MCTCNCSDKKRVRTRVAPSPTGDPHVGTAYIALFNIAFAHVNNGDFILRIEDTDRTRYTAGSEQMIFDSLKWLDLNYAEGPDVGGDYGPYRQSERFDLYGKYAKELVEKGGAYYCFCDQERLENLRERQKAMGLPPGYDGHCRSLTKEEIEEKIAAGVPYVIRLKMPYEGETVIHDRLRGDIVFENSKIDDQVLLKADGFPTYHLANIVDDHLMGITHVIRAEEWIASTPKHIQLYKAFGWDAPEFIHMPLLRNDDRSKISKRKNPVSLTWYKEEGYLKEGLINFLGLMGYSYGDGQEIFSLEEFKNNFNIDKVSLGGPVFDLVKLGWVNNQHMKMKDLTELTKLTIPFFVQEGYLKDENISDKEFESLKKIVEIEREGAKTLKELAKNSKFFFVDEFSLPELREDMDKKERKSVERLLNSLKDEVGLKSIKLFVEKLEKWNSNEFTSEEAKDLLHSLLDDLQDGPGKVFMPIRAVLTGESKGADLYNVLYVIGKERALKRIKDTITKYNIGI